A stretch of the Arachis stenosperma cultivar V10309 chromosome 6, arast.V10309.gnm1.PFL2, whole genome shotgun sequence genome encodes the following:
- the LOC130932792 gene encoding DNA replication licensing factor MCM7 → MNTTVLDFDSDKLLASDFLKNFADINGESKYMNILQDVANHKTRAVQIDLDDLINYKDLDEEFLRRVTENTRRYIGIFSDAIDEIMPEPTEAFIDDDHDILMTQRSDEVADGEDGSDPQQRMPPEIKRYYEVYIKASSKGRPYTIREVKASYIGQIVRISGIVTRCSDVKPLMKVAVYTCEDCGFEIYQEVTARVFMPLFECPSTRCKINNNKGNLILQLRASKFLKFQEAKIQELAEHVPKGHIPRTMTVHFRGELTRKVAPGDVVELSGIFLPIPYTGFRAMRAGLVADTYLEAMSVTHFKKKYEEYELRGDEEEQIARLAEDGDIYNKLARSLAPEIFGHEDIKKALLLLLVGAPHRKLKDGMKIRGDLHICLMGDPGVAKSQLLKHIINVAPRGVYTTGRGSSGVGLTAAVQRDPVTNEMVLEGGALVLADMGICAIDEFDKMDESDRTAIHEVMEQQTVSIAKAGITTSLNARTAVLAAANPAWGRYDLRRTPAENINLPPALLSRFDLLWLILDRADMDSDLEMARHVVYVHQNKESPALGFTPLDPSVLRAYISAARRSSPSVPRDLEEYIASAYSSIRQEEAKSSTPHSYTTVRTLLSILRVSAALARLRFSETVAQSDVDEALRLMQMSKFSLYSDERQRSGLDAISDIYSILRDEAARSGKTDVSYGDALNWISRKGYSEGQLKECLEEYAALNVWQISPSFDIKFIDA, encoded by the exons GGCGAATCAAAATACATGAACATCCTT CAAGATGTAGCAAACCACAAAACTCGTGCTGTCCAGATCGATCTCGACGATTTAATTAAT TACAAGGATTTAGACGAGGAATTTTTGAGGCGTGTAACCGAGAATACTAGGAGGTACATTGGGATTTTTTCGGATGCCATTGATGAGATCATGCCGGAACCTACTGAGGCCTTCATAGATGATGACCATGACATATTGATGACACAGAGATCAGACGAAGTTGCAGACGGTGAAGATGGTTCAGACCCACAGCAGAGGATGCCTCCTGAAATCAAGCGCTACTA TGAAGTTTATATTAAAGCATCTTCAAAGGGACGACCATATACGATTAGGGAGGTGAAGGCTTCATATATTGGTCAGATTGTAAGGATATCTGGTATAGTGACACGCTGCTCAGATGTTAAACCTTTAATGAAGGTTGCTGTATACACATGTGAAGATTGTGGTTTTGAAATTTACCAG GAAGTAACAGCTCGAGTCTTCATGCCTTTGTTTGAGTGTCCATCCACCCGCTGTAAAATAAACAACAATAAGGGGAACCTTATCCTTCAGCTGAGAGCTtcaaagtttttaaaatttcaagAG GCAAAAATTCAAGAATTAGCTGAACATGTTCCAAAGGGCCATATTCCACGAACAATGACTGTTCATTTCAGGGGAGAGCTCACAAGAAAG GTGGCTCCTGGCGATGTGGTTGAATTGTCTGGGATTTTTCTTCCTATACCTTACACTGGTTTCAGAGCAATGCGTGCTGGTCTGGTTGCTGACACTTACTTAGAGGCGATGTCTGTAACTCAtttcaagaaaaaatatgaGGA ATATGAACTTAGAGGAGACGAGGAGGAGCAGATTGCTCGTTTAGCAGAAGATGGCGACATCTACAATAAGTTAGCAAGATCATTGGCTCCTGAAATTTTTGGACATGAAGATATTAAAAAagcactgcttcttcttcttgttggtGCTCCCCATCGGAAGCTGAAAGATGGAATGAAG ATTAGAGGAGATTTACACATATGTTTGATGGGTGATCCTGGTGTTGCCAAGAGTCAGCTCCTTAAGCATATAATCAATGTAGCTCCAAGGGGGGTGTACACCACTGGAAGAGGTAGTAGTGGAGTTGGTCTAACTGCTGCTGTTCAGAGAGATCCAGTGACAAATGAGATGGTTCTTGAAGGTGGAGCATTG GTGTTAGCAGATATGGGCATATGTGCCATTGATGAGTTTGACAAGATGGATGAATCAGATCGAACAGCTATACATGAAGTCATGGAACAGCAGACTGTTAGCATTGCCAAAGCTGGGATCACTACTTCACTGAATGCAAGGACTGCTGTGCTTGCTGCAGCTAATCCCGCCTG GGGAAGATATGATCTACGAAGAACTCCAGCTGAAAATATTAATCTTCCCCCTGCCCTCCTATCAAGATTTGATTTGCTGTGGTTAATCCTTGATCGAGCTGATATGGATAGTGATCTTGAAATGGCTAGGCATGTTGTCTATGTCCACCAAAATAAAGAGTCCCCTGCACTAGGATTTACTCCTCTTGATCCCTCTGTTCTTCG TGCCTATATATCTGCTGCAAGAAGATCATCTCCCAGTGTCCCAAGAGATCTGGAAGAGTATATTGCAAGTGCATACTCCAGCATTCGACAAGAAGAAGCCAAGTCTAGTACTCCCCATTCATACACAACTGTCAGAACATTGCTCAGTATTCTCCGTGTATCAGCT GCGCTTGCAAGACTCCGTTTCTCTGAAACTGTTGCTCAGAGTGATGTGGACGAGGCACTGAGGTTAATGCAGATGTCAAAATTCTCTTTGTACTCCGATGAACGTCAGAGATCTGGTCTGGATGCCATATCAGATATTTATTCCATTCTGCGTGATGAAGCTGCAAGGAGTGGCAAAACGGATGTCAGCTATGGTGATGCACTGAATTGGATATCTAGAAAG GGGTACAGCGAAGGTCAATTGAAAGAGTGTTTAGAGGAGTATGCAGCGCTAAATGTATGGCAGATAAGTCCCTCGTTTGATATCAAGTTTATTGATGCTTGA
- the LOC130933621 gene encoding histidine kinase CKI1-like, producing MAKTNAQESFQRVQEAKAKSRARTGGARVISPPPPPPRNIGTLSKPMVISSSAPSQPPLVVRPSPDPKKRKTLQSGSSGEVKADAIVFVRKNIYPHARISMDDMSVRSHLTTMIEESLKAAGVCGKLLDIFEKAPLSSLGMTSRVEELEGRLRSYQEHEGELKKEIAKLRKERDTLREKGTVLQAQCNMEMELRKTAQSEIEALTTLIQPMNYSSKNLARFINSSLNATNISFSDIKTKVAPLLFESFETVPQLAQISYIGMEGYFFSFYNGDHGQPLAIYSNRSTSSSIISKHYYVQPVNPENGKLYGNATIFDSYVNTTWVGEALHGSNDGFVTLGKKLSNDQEFLFISSSRITKTGSVISLGVQATKITGFFFSVISHHQGAMLYLATKDGQVLQEGIKNTHMIVSKNDTVSVQYVNNHTSYYQGSVTCKNDEVVASTLKIQGVEYLTHCSSIQIMGIKLVYVVGVPKNGAMISFIKEFKRYELMVLSAMVIMSLIGTISIVIMKKALKKQKEATEEAERKSKNKSIAFATACHDVRASLAALTGLIELSSSQLVPSSSELNSNLKQMDSYTKDLLGMLNSILDASKIEAGEMQLEEEEFDVFQFLEEVVDSYHNVAMKKGVDIVLEPFNDSVHRYSHTKGDRVKLKRVLCNLLDNAVKFTDEGHIAVRVRAQKPALQNSMSMMRVTNQNRPWSCLFIKRKNNERRNDDDIEAANSTQPDPSNTMDFIFEVEDTGKGIPKDKHESVFENYVQVKETAIDHGGTGLGLGSVRSLVRLMHGDIRIVEKDNGGKGTCFRFNVHLTVCEKRTDDITRESESKPVDRTQSHRSTIHATSSGSSMCSLSPKLPIFGPSTFRHEGSRVVLLIQGEERRRATQRFIERKGIKVKVVKQWTNLSHTLNKIKKKGLNSLSSGSSSSSATHGSTNAPLSASMDEIESTQGFVLIVIDAKAGPFQELCRVVSEFKRGICISCRVVWLENPISPNLDFNSLNEDDYDPNDIVLHKPLHGTSLFQVLSLLPEYGDGSIQRAELEKCGTSRSRSGKEPQQSIGDQSHDQGGTKECEVPRSSDKPLSGKRIMVVEDNNTIRKIASASLEQLGASVEKCENGEQAVELVKEGLTRDFPNLPYDYIFMDCQMPVMNGYEATRLIREIEKEYNIHIPIFALTANTQEEANPLEAGMDHHLVKPIDKKGLLEAITKVHDRVAIRE from the exons atgGCAAAGACAAACGCTCAAGAATCTTTCCAGAGAGTCCAGGAGGCCAAAGCCAAGTCTCGCGCTCGGACTGGTGGTGCCAGggttatctctcctcctcctcctcctcctcggaaCATTGGTACTCTTTCCAAGCCCATGgtgatttcttcttcagctcCCTCTCAGCCGCCCCTTGTCGTTCGACCTTCCCCCGATCCAAAGAAGCGCAAGACCTTACAGTCTGGCTCTTCTGGtgaggttaaggcggatgctattGTGTTCGTCCGAAAGAATATCTATCCTCATGCTCGTATAAGCATGGATGATATGTCCGTTCGGAGCCACCTTACCACTATGATCGAGGAGAGTCTCAAAGCGGCGGGGGTTTGTGGCAAACTCTTGGATATTTTCGAGAAGGCTCCTCTTAGCTCTTTAGGGATGACCTCGAGGGTCGAGGAGCTGGAAGGAAGGCTTCGTTCATACCAAGAGCATGAGGGAGAGTTGAAGAAGGAAATCGCCAAGCTGAGGAAGGAGAGAGATACCCTCCGGGAGAAAGGGACGGTTTTGCAGGCCCAATGCAACATGGAGATGGAGTTGAGGAAAACAGCGCAG TCAGAAATTGAGGCATTGACAACACTCATACAACCCATGAATTATTCCTCCAAGAATTTAGCAAGATTTATAAATTCATCTCTCAATGCTACCAACATCTCATTCTCTGACATTAAAACCAAG GTTGCTCCATTATTATTTGAATCATTTGAGACGGTTCCTCAATTAGCCCAAATCTCATACATAGGAATGGAAGGTTACTTTTTTTCATTCTACAATGGTGATCATGGTCAACCTCTCGCAATATACTCAAATCGTTCAACATCTTCTTCCATTATTTCTAAGCATTATTATGTTCAGCCGGTGAATCCTGAAAATGGAAAATTATATGGGAATGCAACAATATTTGATTCCTATGTTAATACAACTTGGGTTGGGGAAGCACTACATGGTTCAAATGATGGATTTGTCACATTGGGAAAAAAGCTTAGCAATGATCAAGAATTCTTGTTCATTAGTTcatcaagaatcacaaaaacAGGTTCAGTGATCTCCCTTGGAGTTCAAGCAACAAAAATAACTGGTTTTTTCTTTAGTGTTATTAGTCATCACCAAGGTGCCATGTTGTATCTAGCTACAAAAGATGGACAAGTGCTTCAAGAAGGGATCAAGAATACTCATATGATTGTTTCTAAGAACGACACAGTTTCGGTTCAATATGTGAATAATCACACTAGTTATTATCAGGGTTCAGTTACATGCAAAAATGATGAAGTTGTTGCTTCTACTTTGAAGATTCAGGGTGTTGAGTATTTAACGCACTGCTCCTCAATTCAGATAATGGGAATCAAATTG GTGTATGTTGTGGGAGTGCCGAAAAATGGAGCAATGATCAGTTTCATAAAGGAATTTAAGAGATATGAGTTGATGGTACTGAGTGCCATGGTGATTATGTCCTTAATTGGCACAATTAGCATTGTAATTATGAAAAAGGCactaaagaagcaaaaagaagcAACGGAGGAAGCTGAGAGAAAGAGTAAGAATAAGAGCATTGCTTTTGCGACAGCATGCCATGATGTTCGTGCTTCCCTCGCAGCCCTGACTGGTTTGATAGAGTTGTCATCTTCGCAACTTGTCCCTTCTTCATCAGAATTAAACTCCAATCTCAAACAAATGGACTCTTATACCAAAGATTTACTAG GAATGCTGAATTCCATATTGGATGCAAGCAAGATTGAAGCAGGGGAAATGcaacttgaagaagaagaatttgatGTGTTCCAATTCCTAGAGGAGGTAGTTGATTCTTACCATAATGTGGCTATGAAGAAAGGAGTAGATATTGTATTGGAACCTTTCAATGACTCAGTTCACAGATATTCACACACAAAAGGTGACAGAGTTAAACTCAAGAGAGTCTTATGCAACTTATTAGACAATGCTGTTAAATTCACTGATGAAGGACACATAGCAGTTAGGGTAAGGGCACAGAAACCTGCATTGCAAAACTCAATGTCCATGATGAGGGTTACTAACCAAAATAGACCTTGGTCATGCTTAttcatcaaaagaaaaaataatgaacGACGGAATGATGATGACATAGAAGCTGCTAATTCAACCCAACCAGATCCTAGTAATACCATGGATTTCATATTTGAAGTTGAAGATACTGGCAAAGGAATTCCCAAAGACAAGCATGAGTCTGTGTTTGAGAATTATGTCCAAGTCAAAGAAACTGCTATTGACCATGGTGGAACTGGCTTGGGACTTGGCAGTGTGAGATCTTTG GTTCGATTGATGCATGGAGATATTAGAATTGTGGAGAAGGATAATGGTGGAAAAGGAACATGTTTCAGGTTCAATGTGCACCTCACTGTATGTGAGAAAAGAACAGATGATATCACAAGAGAAAGTGAATCTAAACCAGTTGACAGAACTCAATCACACAGGTCAACCATTCATGCTACTAGTTCTGGTTCAAGCATGTGTTCCTTGAGTCCCAAGTTACCTATTTTCGGCCCTAGCACTTTTCGGCATGAGGGATCTCGAGTTGTTCTCTTGATTCAAGGAGAAGAGCGCCGAAGAGCAACACAAAGGTTCATAGAGAGAAAAGGGATCAAAGTTAAGGTTGTTAAGCAGTGGACTAATCTGTCTCATACCCtcaataagataaaaaagaagggTCTGAATAGCTTAAGTTCAGGTTCTAGTTCTAGTTCTGCAACACATGGTTCTACTAATGCCCCTTTGAGTGCTTCCATGGATGAAATTGAATCTACCCAAGGATTCGTCCTGATTGTGATTGATGCAAAAGCAGGACCATTTCAAGAACTATGCAGGGTGGTCTCTGAATTCAAGAGAGGCATTTGTATTTCTTGTAGAGTTGTTTGGTTAGAGAATCCAATTTCTCCTAATCTTGATTTCAATAGCCTAAATGAGGATGATTATGATCCCAATGACATTGTTCTTCATAAACCATTACATGGTACCTCTTTGTTCCAAGTTTTAAGTCTTCTTCCAGAGTATGGTGATGGATCAATTCAAAGAGCTGAACTAGAAAAGTGCGGCACTTCAAGGTCAAGGAGTGGGAAGGAACCACAACAATCCATTGGAGATCAATCTCATGATCAAGGAGGAACAAAAGAGTGTGAAGTTCCAAGAAGCAGTGACAAGCCCTTGAGTGGTAAGAGAATCATGGTGGTTGAAGACAATAACACGATCCGCAAGATAGCTTCTGCTTCTTTGGAACAGCTTGGTGCTTCTGTTGAGAAATGTGAGAATGGTGAACAAGCTGTGGAGCTAGTTAAAGAGGGTCTAACTAGAGATTTTCCAAATCTTCCATATGATTACATTTTTATGGACTGCCag ATGCCAGTGATGAATGGATATGAAGCAACAAGGCTAATAAGAGAGATAGAGAAGGAGTATAATATTCACATTCCTATATTTGCATTAACTGCTAATACTCAGGAAGAGGCAAACCCATTAGAAGCTGGAATGGACCATCACTTAGTCAAACCCATTGACAAAAAGGGTTTGCTTGAAGCCATCACAAAAGTACACGATAGAGTTGCCATTAGAGAGTGA